The following DNA comes from Camelina sativa cultivar DH55 chromosome 14, Cs, whole genome shotgun sequence.
TATTGTTCCAAACTTATATAAAACTGGTCTCAAGCTATAATTTCTTGGAGATTAACATTAAAGAAACACCTATTTTAATCATAAAATCTCATATCCTTTTCTCTAACCatttctcttatctctctttctttctctgtgtCTCCATGAACTCTAttgctttttcatcttcatcaaaatTTTCTCTACATGGCCATGAAGAAACAACCTAAGCCGTGTAGTTTCCTCTTCCacgtctctcttctctctgcgTTGTTCGTTTTGCTTcttatttcttttgctttgacGGCTTCTTACAAGCGCAAATCCGGCATTAATGGCCTTGGCCATAAGAGGGTTCTAGCAAGTAATTTTGATTTCACACCGTTTCTGAAGAACAAAGATCGCACTCAACGTCAAAGTCAAAGCCTGACCGGAAAAGAAACCGGTTCATGGTACAATGATGAGGAACGGATCGTACCTAGCGGTCCAAATCCTTTGCATCACTAGCTAAAAGGtttttgttatactttttttcaatagattttttgttgctttttggATTATTATAGTGTTATGACAACATTCATGACCATGGATCATGATTATATATTGTGAAGTGTATGAAATTGATGTAACCATCATATTTGTTTATCATGGTTTCTTACTTCGAAGCGGGTTCATTAATATCTATTAAAAGCTTcagtttttgtatatatatatatatatatatatatatagttatggaTCTCTCCATTATCCAATGAAGTACTTGTTATGTTCACTGAACATAATTAATATATGTGATTTGCTTCTATTTATGTTGAGTACAAAGTACATTATATTGTTCATATTGAGATAAGGTACGTCGAGTTAATAATATGTTGTTTTGAATACATATTTTTCTGTTACAGTGTTGAATACTTGGCAGATATATTTGAGTGAAAGTGTGTTTGAGTTATTAGACAAACATATACACACACTCactataaaaaatgatttttatatattttgttg
Coding sequences within:
- the LOC104742412 gene encoding CLAVATA3/ESR (CLE)-related protein 11-like, which produces MAMKKQPKPCSFLFHVSLLSALFVLLLISFALTASYKRKSGINGLGHKRVLASNFDFTPFLKNKDRTQRQSQSLTGKETGSWYNDEERIVPSGPNPLHH